The window ATATTGCGAAACGCTATTTTAAAGCTCTAATGTGTTTATAGTCTTTTTGCCTTATCTTGTTTTGGTAGTCGCccacatacattataattattctctATGCTATAGCCTTACGTTTTATTTGTTGTCGATATGAGAATACAGTTCCTTTAcattcaaatgaaaatattttgcggattttgaaataaaattattgtgtagATAATAATCGTgacaaaatccgcaaaatagttttatttcaatgtcttatattcacataaacttaaaaaatcattataattgttttaattatcaaGATAAGCATCTAAAAAATCAATAggtatatgataataatatttattataaaggtaaTACGTGGAACGGATCCTCGAGAATAAATATGGGCTTACAAGCACTTATTTAATCtaccataaacaaaataatacggGAAATAACTAAGATCTACTGGGCCTGACAgaatttatgtaggtataatcTCAGATTTATAGAGGTACGATTATGtgggttatttaatttttgaactaaatgcaaatttgaataaaataatgatatttagcAATAATGGTTTATCGAAACTATATGCATTGTATTGAGAACCTTCTTCTTTTGgtactgtataaaaatatacgctGCCGGTACCTGGAGATATTCTAGTCTAGTGAGCATTTTATTAGATAATACCAagtcttatataattaataccccttacttgaattttataatattctttgccTTTGGGCAAGTACAATCCAGCTGTCACAAATTCCATAGTAAATTGTATGCTCTTTAGGCACAAAAAGGTAAGGTGTTCGCCGAGTGTGTACAATCGGAGTGATAAAAACAAAGCCATTGAACTGTGTGAGAACGTTCCTATGTGTGTGTATAGACACAAATATTGGCTACCCATTTTCACACACATACACCGAGCTCTATTCGTGTGTTTTCGCGGTACGGTGCGCGTCGTTTATATgtggttgattttattttcttttgaaattctgaaaatatttaagaataaacctggtgtattgttttaattgtgaCATTAATAGCAAccgcatattttaaaataatctgaaATGCAATCAACTGTGGAATTATGTGTGGAACTATACAAGAAATGATGATGGCGCGTGCCTGATTGTACAGTGAGTTCCATTTTCGTAAGAAATTAAGACTTTGCTTCTGCGATATTTGTGCGCTATGGTATTTAAGCAAATTTTATGCAACTATAACGTTTGTTCTTTACGAAACTAGTGTTTTATTTCTCAAAGGCATCGTAGGTGTTgtgaaataaatgaatttaagttTTCGTTGAAGTATGTCTGCAGATTGGCAGTGGGACCGCCTATCGCACGGTATGCTGACTATGAATCGCGTTATTTGACGACACAAATTAGCACAATACATGCGTGAgacaataatttatcatttaattcataataaagcttattttatgcgacaattttttatatttttatttacatttgagaTTAACCTATATGGCTTTAGAAACGAAACTTCATTTTGATTCTTTTGTTTCAGAAAACCAACCAAGACGGGTTTTGATGGTCGTAATACGTGAATAGGACATCAAGGCCacaaatttcattttgtttactagaagaaaatattgaattttaaaaaatatatggaaatttaaaatcgGCGTATAATGTTTTACTGAGTTACGTCAGAGGTGTATTAAAGGTCGCGAATAAACTTATACACATCATAATGGACGATTCTGAAGATAATATGAGTGCTGAGGACATTACAAAACTTGACAGCCCCGACAACACTTCGGCTAAAATCCAAAAAGAGATCCCTTGTTGAACGAGAACTTGAAACAAATTTGACAGCTAGAGTCACATCCCCGGTCTCCAATGGGGAGGGTACCAGTACAAGTAGATACGGTAGGGCGAGACGGCTTAAAACTGAATCTGAATTCAGTGATTCTAGAAAAATCATGCTGGAGGTATTGAAAAGTTCAGTACCGGAAAAAGTCACCTGTTAAAGTCCAATCTCCAGTATATAAGATGCATGCATCAAACTCACCAATCAGTTTGGAATCGCCAAAAAAACCACCTATGGAACTATATTTGGACAGTCAAATTGAGAACATTTATCAAGAGAACATATCATTAAGTAGATTTGGGTCTGAGGAGACATTTAAACCTTCTCCTGGAAAAAAACTtcccaaaatatatataaggaaAGATTTAATACAAAACAGAGATCCTGAGGAGACTGTAAtgttaataaagaatatattttcaccAACAAAAAGTGCACAGAAATCAAGTAATAGccatataagtaatatattggaAAGGTCCTCGGAGAAATTCAACATGAGTTCAAAGGGAAAGCATCCTAATGGGCATATTGACAATTTGTCAGTGGTAAAAGCATTAGATTTTGATAATAAGAAGaagaaaaaggaaaataaagaaaagGTTTTATCAAAAAATGACTTGTTTGAGTTAGAGGCTAAATGTTTGTACCAAGTTGGGGACCTTGCATGGGCCCGTATGGGAACATACCCATTTTGGCCATGTATAGTTACTCGAGACCCTTCTAAtggtatatttgttaaaaagaaGTGTAAgttaaattatctataatttcatgtaatacaatttatttgtattatacaatAAGTATTAATTCACAAGACTTTGTGTATTTTAATCTGTAAACAACaagcataatatataaaatatatagtatatagcaATCTGATAGTTTTCTATGAATATGTGGTCTATTTTTATGTCAaggatttttttcattcaattgTTATGAAGTAAACACCACATTAAACATCAAAGAAATAGAAAACTGTTTTCATAAAAACTGTTTCAGAATCTTTTAGTTTCtcataaattattgtagttTGGGTATTtactactaataatatattatgcattcCCATAATAtgattgatttaatataatttaagtccTGTTTTTgactctaaaattatttaagtaatacaCAACAGTTACTGACATTTGTTTGGTTAAAACAGCAATTAAGTATGATTATTGGTAAGATGGTAATGTTTTCatcatgatttattaatttgaacaatTTTGTGTATAAATAGGATAAAAGCATAAGTTTATGTTTTAGTGTTTGGACGCATTGAGAGAGATATAATACATGTAACATTTTTCGGCGATAACGGACGTCGCGGCTGGATCGTAGACAATATGCTAAAGAAATTCATGGGACTCGCTGAGTTTGAATCTGCAAGAGAAAAGTTTACTCCAGAGGTATGTGCACATCACTTATTCATTTCTATATCTGAGTAATTTGCATTAGCATTTGAATATTTCTCGAGGTTTTACCATTATTTATAcacaagtaaataaattgtacattttCAGGATAAGAAAAGAGATCCGAGACTGTATGCTGCATTTTTCATATCTGAAAAGAAACAATCATTATGGAACATGTCTGTGCATGAAGCAGAAACTTTATTCAAAGAGCCAAAGCGATTAAGGATTGATATACTCAATGACATGCTAGAAAAAGCCAGATCTCAAAAAACTACACCAAAAACTCAAAAAAGTGGTAAAATTACTAGAACTGACAGTGACGTCTCTTTAAGCGAGAGCCTTTACGACACTTTGTTTTCAGAAGATGACGGTAAAACTGACGACAGTGATAGGTCTCGAAATAAAATGAGAAACAAATCGCTAGATGTGTCTGAAGTAGTAACAGCGTGTCTCGACAATATGGCTGCCAAAACCGGTATAACTAAAATTCAGAGACAGTCCCATATGGATAGATGGCTACAGAAAGCGAAATCTAAAACTCCAGAAAAAACTTACACGAAGCCTTCCATTTCTATGAGAGACAATAAAAGTATGAGTAAACAAGAGAACAGTAAAAGAAGAAAACAGTGTCTTCCAAAGATTTCTCAAAGCATTACAGTCTGAGAAGATCTACATATGAATCTCAAAACTTATTACCGTTCCAAAATGAACATGATTATAGCAAGTTTGTGCCAAATGATGTGGGCGTTGATGTAAATAACTCTATAGTAAATGAAAATGATGTAAATGATACTAACATAGTTTCAGCAAAACTTGAATCCCTAGAAGAcgacaaagaaaaaaaacatattgatgTAAAATATGAAGATGATATTTTAGAAACAGGCTCTGTAATTGCTAATGAAATTGTACTTGGCAGTGAAAGAAATTCTATAACAGACTCTGAAATAGACAATGCATccttaaatgaaacaattaaCGCTCCATTTAGTGAAATTACTAACATGGATGTAGATTCTACTTCAGATACTCAAGATAGTTGTTTCTCCACAGAAAAGAGTACTGAAACAGAGACTTCTGATATTGATTCTCAAAGTCAAACTGATTCTTCAGTTGTATACAACAGCACGGCggaaaaaaacgataaaaatagtAATGGTTGTTTTAGTACTAGTTCTGATGACAGCATAATGAGTCTTCAATCATGCAATATAGATCAATTACAATCAGGTGAAAAACATGTTGatcataataaagattttaattatactgaCGACAGTATTGATAGTACATATactgacatttcaaataaagtaGATATTGACATGATGAATATGAATGGAAATCAAGGAAGTGGAAAGAAAGAATCAATACATAGTTTAAGTTTACAACTGGGTACTGAATTCAATTTAGGTTCTACCatacattcaaataatatgGAAAATTCCATTTCTGAACTGAGCATTGACGAGGATGATATTAAAGAAATGACGCACACTTCTAATAACAGCGAAAGAGACCACGATGAAAAATCTATTAAAGACAGTATCGAGAAAGACACAAGTACGAATGATACTTTTATAACTGTGGCTGAATTAGAAGACTCGATTCAAAATGGCGTAGTCGGTGAAAGTTTGATGATAGAAGCACATAAAATTACTACTTCTGATAATAATGATGTAAGTTttcaaagttatattaattttaataaatcttttcatGAAGATGGAAACAAAGCAAAggaaaacatattaatttccGAAGACAGCCAGTCAGATCAAGAAAGCACAGTAAATACTTCCTCTGATAATGATACAGTTGCAgaatttcctaataaaaatgAAGATTCTGTTTCAGATTTAATCAATCAAAATGACCATGAAGTTTATACCACTTTGGAAGATAAGAATGGCGTTAACAATGCAATAAGTAATAAATCAGAGGTCTCCATTGATATTAGTAAAAGTTCTTTAGAAAAGCAACATATTATAGATAATTATGAtgtaaatttaagtaatttgaatattaaaagtagTCATCTTAATGACAATTTAAGTGAAATAGATGCCAATAGTAATGAAGAGCATCTTGCCAATAAAATTACTACAATCTCCAACCATATTAATGAAAATGGATATCACGAATCTGATTCTGATTTTAAGGATGGGGATTTTGATACTGCGTCGGTTAGTTCAGAAGATAGCCTAACATTAGTTAGTAAAACCAGACACAGACTGCAATTGAAACGTAATAAAGAATCAAAAGCTCACAAATTCGAGGATCcagaatttattaaatacttggaAACCAGCCGTGATGCTTTAATCGATGAGCATCCAGAACTTAGTTATGATGAAATTGTTGcttatttacataaaagttGGTTATATGAACAGAGTACAAAAACAGATCTAAAGAAGTCTGATAATATAGATCATTCAAATTTTGTCAAAGGTCTGGACGAGCCTGTAAGAAAGAAAAGTTCTAATCGTAAAACTAAAAAACCTCTTGAAAGATATAAAGGTATGGATAGTTATGAAAGAAAACGACATTCAGAAAGAATTGTTTCAATTAATAGTGAGATATTTCATGAAATTACTTCTAACATGCCTGTAGTTGTAATAGAGAACCAAATTTCAGAGGAAAAAACTACGAAAGAAGTACCCCCAATCAATATTGACAATATAGTAGTGAATAATAACGAAGTGGAAATTCCACAATcagttactattttaaataatgataatatttcaatGGGGATTGACACGGTTGCGAATATGGAAAATAGTTCAACAGAATTAGAAAAAAGCGACAGTACTTCAAACACATTAGCATTAGAGCACAGCATGCCTTTTCTATCGGAACCTGTAAGCGATACCAAAGGTATTGAAGAAGAAAAGAGCATAGAGTCAACCATGAAAAAAGAACTTGATATTGATACAGCCTCAATGGATTCTGAGGCAAGTGATATACCTTTAATACATAGTAAACTACTACTGAAAGAAAAACCTGAAAGCATTAAAGATAATAACGTGGATATTGACCAAGACGACGTTGAAGCTGACAATGCGTCTGTCAGTTCTGAAGACAGTGATATGGTTCTAtcaaaacgaaaacaaaaaatttattaagtatttagaaTTAAGACAAGATGCATTAATAGAGGAAAACCCTCAGTTGACTCAGGATGAAATTACCAGTTACTTATTTAAGACTTGGCTTTATGAAGAGAATGTTAAGCATGAATTAAAAAAGACTGATGAAATAGAACAGTTGGGTTTAGTTAAAGGTTTACAAGATGACAGATTAGTAATCGCACCACctaaaagggtaaagaaaaaaaaagttcctAGAGATATTACTGATTTTTTCGACGTAGTTCCGAAAAATAAACCTCAGAGAAGTACTGTAAAACAATACTACAACGAAGATTATTTTGATATAGAGGCTGAAATAGAAAGTTTTGAGATAACAAAAGATAAACAGGAGATAAAAAGCGAAATTGTTGATAGCCCAAATAGTGAAGCGCAAAAACCAATGGCTGTGTGTACTAATGAAGGCGTGGAATATGTAGATCAAACTTTTGAGGACAATGTTGATGAAGTTGAATTGTATTTCTCTGAATTAACAACAGTTAAAccgaatatttttaaaggtttaGTCAGAGAAAAAGTGTGCGATATTTGCGAGAGAACGGGCAACTTGGTCAAATGCAAAAGTTGTTATGGTATGTTTCATGTTGACtgtgttaaaaaacaaactgaaGTTATCGATGTTCCTGTGCCTTCTAGAGGTcgaaagaaaaagaagaaagcTGGTAGGCGGCCTAAAGGTTTAGAGGATACAGATAATCATAGTGATGATAAAATCCAGGATCTTTCTGAAGAAAACATTGATGATTTTGAGCCTGAATCTCGTACAGTGGATGCTGATGTATTAGAAGCTCAGTTATCCATTAAAATGAAGGAAATGTTAGACAACCTGGAACCTCCAGAAAACTATTCCTACTCCAGTGATGAAGAAGTGGATTGGCGTGATACAGTGCCTGGCAAATGTGAAATAGTTGATGTAAAGCTAAAGTTAAGGACCACAGAAGTGTTAGACTTTTCAgatttcaaatgtaataattgcCAAAAGTACGACGTTCCGGTATGTTTCGTTTGTAAGTCTGCCGTTTCCAAAAGGAGTCCATAATGCGCCAGCGGTGTCATGTGGCTCACTGTCATAAGTTCTATCATTTAGATTGTTTGGAACATTGGCCTCAGACACAATTTAATGCTGGAGAGCCTTCTAGAAATAACAAGAAGATCAGTGAACACTTTGAAGCATTGACTTGTCCAAGGCATGTTTGTCACACTTGTGTGTCAGATGATCCAAGAGGATGCAAGACAAGGTTTAGTGGTGACAAATTAGCCAAATGCGTGAGATGCCCTGCCACATACCATTCGTTTACGAAATGCATACCAGCTGGAACGCAAATATTGACTGCGTCGCACATTATCTGCCCGAGGCACTACGAGCATAGGTAATTAACGATTatcgtattattttaattaaggcAAAATGACCAGTGGCATAAGTGTGCTATTATTAAAAGTCTATCTCAAGATCAATTGAAAAGTAGTTTTTCATACAGTCATGTTCAATTagtggttattttatttatattattgaacatTTCATAGTATTACATAAAATGCGATGTAATCCCtggaaaagtttaattaaaaagtgttCTTGAAATGACATGTCTTTACATGACAATGTGTGTTTAATAAATCTGTCTATTGTACTCATAGAAAGTAATAGTTGGAAATAAGCTGGAGccatgattattaaattatgataaaacataattgctttgcaaatgtaaattataaaatattgcaagaaaTGTAGTGAACAAATATTAACATGGATTGAATGACAGGCAATGCATGACCCACGAAGTATTGCAcctaacatattttgaaatttatatgcaaaatCCCTTTCATGTAATCAAACTAtctttattatagaatttgtaCAAGCAattatttctgtaaataaatttatgccatttttctacattaattatgaaatcATGAATTATAGTCATTCTGACTGTGTTAAATCGTTAAAATTTTCAGGCCGGGCAAAGTGCCGTGTCACGTGAATACAGGGTGGTGTTTCATTTGCGCTCTCGGAGGGTCCCTAATCTGCTGCGAGTACTGTCCCACTTCCTTCCACGCGGAGTGCCTTAACATCGATCCACCAGAAGGTACtgttttgtattctattactgGTCATTATTGTCAATAAATTGGAAGATACGTGATTTTATTGGTCAGACAGCTTTAAGAGaaaatcatttttgtttttaatttattagtgttCAAAACCcatgattgcctcggtggcgtagttgtattgcgtgctcGGTACAACAGCGCTTTGGGgtcccgagttcgaatcccgggttgggcgaagtaatattgggtttttctgctcagtatcagcctggagtctgggaTTTAAGTCCAGGGTggtaataggctcgccctccatcacatcatgggatggaacagtTGGTgaaaaagtgagtgccctggttgcacctttgcctaAGGCTAAAGGTGTGAAGCGTGTTGGTTTTTCATATGATCAAAATCCATGTCTAGTTAGAACGCGCTTTGACTAGTCAAAACTAGTTTATACTGGTTGCTTTTGTTACTAGATGGATACCGGTCATCATAGACATGGTGAAGGTGTGACTGTAGTTCCGTTCCGACGAATCGCGTTTGTCATTGGTTTGGAGCCTCAGCCAGTATACACTACATCTaacacaggccggcataattctgaaGACCGTCGAGGGACACGACTTTTATTggtcgatattattttatttatagcttacGAAAGACAGACAAGTTGCTTGATGGTAGGTGGTCACTGTCGCCCATGAACGTCAGACAATATGATAATCTacaacgaaataaaattaagctTACAATCAAAGATCAGATAACATTTccgtaaaaaaatgtttacttactTTGCGTCTTTCGTTCAGGTGGCTACATGTGCGAAGACTGTGAGACTGGCCGTTTGCCCTTGTATGGAGAAATGGTGTGGGTGAAATTAGGACATTACaggtaattataaaacataattgaaataaagttataatagtGGAAGCTTGTCATTGGCATATAGTTAAATAAGTTAGAActcattttgtaaaattagccATAGGCTccccgaaataaaaataaaattgatatacaAGAGTAAGAATGACTATGATTAAGTGCATAAGGTAATTTATTTTGGGTTTATAATGGGAATAATGGTTAACAGATATCtcatatagcggcgatagcctagttgggtgtggaatggactgccaagacgaatgtccgtaggttcaaatcccaatggcacatacctctgactttgctaaaaatcatgtgtgtattctttgtgaatttatcgttcgctttaacggtgaaggaaaacatcgtgaggaaacctgcacatctgagaagttctttataggaatttcaaaggtgtgtgaagtctaccaatccgcactaggccagcgtggtggactaaggcctaatccctctcagtagtagaggaggccagtgctcagcagtgggcaagtatataatacagggctgatattattatatatctcaTATAAATAGTCTCATtttcttaattgatttatgtcattcaaataatgaaaattataagcTTTGttttgacagtccgttccactgtCAACTAAGCTGTTGCCATTTTATGTGTTAATGTGTCAAAtaacaaacttatttataatattttaatctatattcaCAGATGGTGGCCAGGTATAATTTTGCATCCATCAGAGATACCTCTAAACATTTTGGCCGTAAAACACAGGCTAGGAGAGTTTGTGGTGCGATTCTTCGGCCAGTACGATCATTATTGGGTTAATAGAGGGCGCGTGTTTCCTTTTCAAGaaggtaagtatattataattttttttttagataacaGACACTGATTTCCAACTTCGATGTTGAcgaagagagagagagagagagagataaaGTTCTAGTAGTTATTTTAGTTGTAGTTTTTTTCCCTCTATGGCTTCGCAGTTTAGTTgcatttagtttttagttattaccTTGCAGGCGTGGAAAATTTCTACACTATGCCTCGTAAGTCTATACTCAAGAGACATTTATTGTCTTGTTAATCGCTTTTTTTGTTTACAGTGTTGTCAGTTTTGTGATAATGTGGTCTATTAATAATGTCTAATACAAcacatcaaaatatattgtagctTCTTTATTCCTCATTGAATATAGGTGTAAAAAAGGAATGTAAATTTCAGGTGATTCAGGCCGTATATCCAGTCAAAAGTCTAAAATAGACGCGGCCTTCACCATGGCAATGGAACACGCGCAGAGGGCGTGtgaaatattgaaaagtaagttttaatggtaaaaaataaatcgcaTATTACTTCACACTCTATATCTACAAATATACTTtgcatttacaaataaaaaagtgtttattttttttgttgtgtttaagTAAATGAAAAAGggttttatatgaatttaaacgTTGTGTTAACCTTAAACGAATATGTATTTTAACCCCCAACGCAAAAAGAAGGTTGTTACAAGTTAAGTAAATCATGTTACTAAGGCAAATTACTACACCAATTAACTTCACAGGTGCAGAGCCCAATGAAGAAGAATCATTAGACATAGCTTCCTCCCTTCTCCCCCCTCACTATGTCAAACTGAAGGTGAACAAGCCTTGTGGCTCCCTCTGTGGGCGCAAACTGGACGACCCTGAACTGTCGCTCACCCAGTGCGAGTGCAATCCCGACGAGGACGACCCGTGCGGACTCTACTCGCAGTGTCTCAATAGGTAATtgatctatctatatatataaaaatgaatccctattttcttggtcacgccatcacgcgtgaacggctggaccgatttcattatttttttgttgtgtttcttattgtcaggaaaaggttcttatgaaagaaaaatttttaaataatcgaaaatctaagaaaacttaacgatagtattaattttatattactgtcaattgtttgaaatcactgtcagcgattgacagaatgcgcgctgcaaattcatagttaagacgggacaacgtctgtcgggtcaactaataGTTCATAAAACGAAGAAGGATTCCAGGATGAACAGAGATATATATTGCGACAGTGTTGTTACAAGAGCCTTGAGCACAGACAGAGTAGAGAAAGCTTGTGACGTTTTGGTCAAAACGTCATTAGTGACATGCTGATGGTTTCTATTTATACATTGCATTTACAATAATCGCCTGAtagtaatgattttatttgtacagTGGATTAACCAGCTTCGTAGCACAAATGTTCAAATATAAGCACACACATTACATCTATCTCCaatggggtagacagaggtgcaaacAGGGCATCCTCCTATGTCCATGTGGAAAACCCAATATTGCTGTCTGATCCGGGAGTCAAATTCGGTACGAGTAGTAGCCGTACCATGCCCGCTATACAGCTACGTCTTATAAATGATGTCTATTGTGTAAAGTGTAAATTCGTGGCAATCCTAACTAAAATAGTAAAGTTAGTCTTAGGTAAGATATTTGGGTAAAGAAAGTcgataaattttgtttacatttaaaaactatgagaaaactattttactttcTATCTTAAgtatctattttattgtatagaatatagataacacaatattaactaaaattttaaattattgacagtaaatgaatatctatattgtcgtattttattaacataatcgATACTAAATATCGATTTTCGTCACTCGACTCATACTGATTTTTACTCTTTTCTACTGTTTACtggacattattttttttatatttcagaatgCTCTTGACCGAATGTGGCCCAACATGCAGAGCTGGCGACCGG of the Manduca sexta isolate Smith_Timp_Sample1 chromosome 18, JHU_Msex_v1.0, whole genome shotgun sequence genome contains:
- the LOC115452467 gene encoding LOW QUALITY PROTEIN: uncharacterized protein LOC115452467 (The sequence of the model RefSeq protein was modified relative to this genomic sequence to represent the inferred CDS: inserted 4 bases in 3 codons; deleted 2 bases in 2 codons) — encoded protein: MDDSEDNMSAEDITKLDSPTTLRLKSKKRSLVERELETNLTARVTSPVSNGEGTSTSRYGRARRLKTESEFSDSRKIMLEVLKSSVPEKSPVKVQSPVYKMHASNSPISLESPKKPPMELYLDSQIENIYQENISLSRFGSEETFKPSPGKKLPKIYIRKDLIQNRDPEETVMLIKNIFSPTKSAQKSSNSHISNILERSSEKFNMSSKGKHPNGHIDNLSVVKALDFDNKKKKKENKEKVLSKNDLFELEAKCLYQVGDLAWARMGTYPFWPCIVTRDPSNGIFVKKKLFGRIERDIIHVTFFGDNGRRGWIVDNMLKKFMGLAEFESAREKFTPEDKKRDPRLYAAFFISEKKQSLWNMSVHEAETLFKEPKRLRIDILNDMLEKARSQKTTPKTQKSGKITRTDSDVSLSESLYDTLFSEDDGKTDDSDRSRNKMRNKSLDVSEVVTACLDNMAAKTGITKIQRQSHMDRWLQKAKSKTPEKTYTKPSISMRDNKSMSKQENSKRRKQXSSKDFSKHYSLRRSTYESQNLLPFQNEHDYSKFVPNDVGVDVNNSIVNENDVNDTNIVSAKLESLEDDKEKKHIDVKYEDDILETGSVIANEIVLGSERNSITDSEIDNASLNETINAPFSEITNMDVDSTSDTQDSCFSTEKSTETETSDIDSQSQTDSSVVYNSTAEKNDKNSNGCFSTSSDDSIMSLQSCNIDQLQSGEKHVDHNKDFNYTDDSIDSTYTDISNKVDIDMMNMNGNQGSGKKESIHSLSLQLGTEFNLGSTIHSNNMENSISELSIDEDDIKEMTHTSNNSERDHDEKSIKDSIEKDTSTNDTFITVAELEDSIQNGVVGESLMIEAHKITTSDNNDVSFQSYINFNKSFHEDGNKAKENILISEDSQSDQESTVNTSSDNDTVAEFPNKNEDSVSDLINQNDHEVYTTLEDKNGVNNAISNKSEVSIDISKSSLEKQHIIDNYDVNLSNLNIKSSHLNDNLSEIDANSNEEHLANKITTISNHINENGYHESDSDFKDGDFDTASVSSEDSLTLVSKTRHRLQLKRNKESKAHKFEDPEFIKYLETSRDALIDEHPELSYDEIVAYLHKSWLYEQSTKTDLKKSDNIDHSNFVKGLDEPVRKKSSNRKTKKPLERYKGMDSYERKRHSERIVSINSEIFHEITSNMPVVVIENQISEEKTTKEVPPINIDNIVVNNNEVEIPQSVTILNNDNISMGIDTVANMENSSTELEKSDSTSNTLALEHSMPFLSEPVSDTKGIEEEKSIESTMKKELDIDTASMDSEASDIPLIHSKLLLKEKPESIKDNNVDIDQDDVEADNASVSSEDSDMVLSKRKQKXFIKYLELRQDALIEENPQLTQDEITSYLFKTWLYEENVKHELKKTDEIEQLGLVKGLQDDRLVIAPPKRVKKKKVPRDITDFFDVVPKNKPQRSTVKQYYNEDYFDIEAEIESFEITKDKQEIKSEIVDSPNSEAQKPMAVCTNEGVEYVDQTFEDNVDEVELYFSELTTVKPNIFKGLVREKVCDICERTGNLVKCKSCYGMFHVDCVKKQTEVIDVPVPSRGRKKKKKAGRRPKGLEDTDNHSDDKIQDLSEENIDDFEPESRTVDADVLEAQLSIKMKEMLDNLEPPENYSYSSDEEVDWRDTVPGKCEIVDVKLKLRTTEVLDFSDFKCNNCQKYDVPVCFVCKSAVSKRXSIMRQRCHVAHCHKFYHLDCLEHWPQTQFNAGEPSRNNKKISEHFEALTCPRHVCHTCVSDDPRGCKTRFSGDKLAKCVRCPATYHSFTKCIPAGTQILTASHIICPRHYEHRPGKVPCHVNTGWCFICALGGSLICCEYCPTSFHAECLNIDPPEGGYMCEDCETGRLPLYGEMVWVKLGHYRWWPGIILHPSEIPLNILAVKHRLGEFVVRFFGQYDHYWVNRGRVFPFQEGDSGRISSQKSKIDAAFTMAMEHAQRACEILKSAEPNEEESLDIASSLLPPHYVKLKVNKPCGSLCGRKLDDPELSLTQCECNPDEDDPCGLYSQCLNRMLLTECGPTCRAGDRCNNRAFEKRLYPKLVPYRTPHRGWGLKTLEDIKSGQFVIEYVGELIDEEEFKRRMRRKHEIRDENFYFLTLDKERMIDAGPKGNLARFMNHCCEPNCETQKWTVLGDVRVGLFAINDIPANTEVTFNYNLECAGIEKKRCLCGAKRCSGYIGAKPKQDESQTKKGKVPAKRTYKKHKPETPPSATKPKPKRPLGRPPKPKELSEIEKDLLIIRNATNGLSSDESCRSLSSEGDRNPKALKRKRVSFSTEEIILYNGSESPSLKRQKFCEKDVGD